Proteins from a single region of Kwoniella newhampshirensis strain CBS 13917 chromosome 10 map unlocalized Ctg15, whole genome shotgun sequence:
- a CDS encoding mitochondrial Rho GTPase 1 produces MPRRDLVRIVLVGDDGVGKSSIITSLIKESFVSNVQHVVPEVTIPPEVTPENVTTSIVDTSSNPRSRPHLLSQLSRAHVICLVYSISEPSSFDRVAEYWLPLFRREGINVPVILVGNKIDLRGGEVTNQGLEDEIAPIMREFKEVETVVECSASLPLNVSEVFYFAQKAVLHPTAPLYDSREHTLKPKCLEALKRIFKISDVDKDGLLNAVELNQFQQKCFSAPLQSQELDGILELVRSYDPSLVLPVPSYSVPSTPIPRDSNYGQLHYSPPNMSPPAEGITELGFLYLHTIFIQQGRMETTWTVLRKFGYGEGLDLREDFLTPRFDVPCDCSVELSPLGNQFLTDIFEAYDKDQDGALSQLELDDLFSTSPGNPWLSQGFPDTTITDDMGRVTLQGWLAQWSMTTLLDHRTTLNYLAYLGYSSSPATDLPTPTALHITRPRKQDRRQRKVTRSVFLCYVLGATGSGKTSLLRSFVNKGFRGGEDGNGGYEPTTKVLSVVNSVEMEGVEKYLVLQEFGSKYESETLRNSKKLDMADIIIYVHDSSDTNSFSYISNLRQQYSLDHIPAIFVATKSDLDLAQQRHEVQPDVYCRRLGLTAPMAVSARSGPLSNLWIAITRVALNPSTSLARGPSSTLSPAQRVRLIAGITLGATSATAIIGVWMRYQGYTIRGIWGWLGRTGGWGKGV; encoded by the exons ATGCCCCGACGTGATCTGGTGCGGATAGTCTTGGTCGGTGATG ACGGCGTCGGCAAGTCATCTATCATCACTTCTCTCATCAAAGAGTCATTTGTTTCCAAT GTCCAGCATGTTGTTCCGGAGGTTACCATCCCGCCAGAAGTCACGCCGGAGAATGTGACAACATCAATAGTGGACACTTCAT CAAATCCACGATCGAGACcgcatctcctctctcaactATCTCGAGCTCACGTCATCTGTCTTGTCTACTCGATATCAGAACCGAGCAGCTTTGATCGTGTGGCGGAGTACTGGCTACCATTGTTCCGACGTGAGGGAATCAAT GTACCGGTGATCTTGGTTGGGAACAAGATCGATCTGCGAGGAGGGGAAGTTACCAACCAGGgcttggaagatgagattgcGCCAATCATGAGAGAGTTCAAA GAAGTCGAGACGGTGGTTGAATGCTCTGCGTCACTACCACTCAATGTCTCCGAGGTCTTTTACTTTGCCCAAAAAGCGGTCTTGCATCCCACGGCACCACTTTACGACTCGCGAGAACAT ACACTCAAACCGAAATGCCTTGAAGCCCTGAAGCGAATATTCAAGATCTCGGATGTAGATAAGGATGGGCTTCTAAATGCGGTCGAGCTAAATCAATTTCAG CAAAAATGTTTTTCAGCACCTTTACAATCACAAGAACTTGATGGAATCCTCGAGCTTGTACGATCATACGACCCATCCTTGGTTCTTCCAGTACCTTCATATTCTGTCCCGTCTACACCTATACCTCGAGATTCCAATTATGGGCAATTGCACTACTCTCCACCAAACATGTCGCCGCCCGCCGAAGGTATCACAGAGCTCGGGTTCTTGTATCTCCACACAATATTCATTCAACAAGGCCGAATGGAGACTACGTGGACGGTCTTGAGGAAGTTTGGATATGGGGAAGGTTTGGACTTGAGGGAGGACTTCTTGACGCCCAG GTTCGACGTACCGTGCGATTGCTCGGTCGAGTTGAGCCCGCTGGGTAATCAGTTCTTAACAGATATTTTTGAGGCTTATGACAAG GATCAGGACGGTGCTTTGTCTCAATTGGAACTGGACGACCTTTTTTCTACATCCCCGGGCAATCCTTGGCTGTCCCAAGGCTTCCCTGACACGACAATCACGGATGACATGGGCAGAGTCACATTGCAAGGATGGCTTGCCcagtggag TATGACCACGCTGCTCGATCATCGGACCACCCTCAACTATCTTGCCTA CCTCGGAtattcctcatctcctgctACCGACCTTCCGACACCGACCGCATTGCATATCACTCGACCGCGGAAACAAGATCGGAGACAACGGAAAGTCACTCGTTCGGTCTTCCTTTGCTACGTGCTTGGGGCGACGGGGTCAGGTAAGACTTCGCTGCTGCGATCTTTCGTCAACAAAGGCTTTAGAggtggcgaagatggaaaCGGTGGTTATGAGCCGACCACTAAGGTGCTCAGCGTGGTCAACtcggtggagatggaaggtgtGGAGAAGTACCTTGTG CTGCAAGAATTCGGTTCGAAATACGAATCAGAAACATTACGGAATAGCAAGAAATTAGACATGGCAGATATAATCATCTACGTTCACGATTCGAGCGACACGAACTCATTTTCATACATTTCAAATCTCAGA CAACAATATTCCTTAGATCATATCCCTGCAATATTTGTAGCGACAAAATCGGACCTTGACCTAGCTCAACAGCGACATGAAGTTCAACCGGATGTATACTGCAGAAGACTAGGACTTACTGCACCAATGGCAGTCAGTGCGAGGTCGGGACCCCTGTCAAATTTGTGGATCGCAATCACGCGAGTAGCGCTGAATCC TTCGACATCCCTGGCACGAggaccatcatcgacgctCTCACCAGCCCAACGCGTCAGACTGATAGCGGGAATTACACTTGGTGCCACATCTGCCACAGCCATAATAGGAGTATGGATGAGATATCAGGGGTATACAATACGTGGCATATGGGGATGGCTAGGAAGAACAGGCGGGTGGGGCAAGGGTGTGTAG